One stretch of Streptomyces sp. 135 DNA includes these proteins:
- a CDS encoding putative leader peptide, which yields MQPLADPTVTLVARRHVDLVRVASAICRRAS from the coding sequence ATGCAGCCCCTCGCCGACCCGACGGTCACGCTCGTGGCGCGCCGCCATGTCGACCTGGTCCGTGTGGCGAGCGCGATCTGTCGCCGCGCTTCCTGA